In a single window of the Arthrobacter sp. StoSoilA2 genome:
- a CDS encoding MFS transporter: MREKRLGLGGRRSRVSRVVVLLALVLVSVNLRPAITTIAGVMNQVPGAFHLDPAMLPVLGTLPVLAFGVSGPIGPWLARRFGTGPAVALALLVLAAALIVRVLVPPLLLPGTFLAGMAIMTASVLVPQIVKANHGSGWWTGLCTMGFGLGAALGAGLVQPLAQAFGGSLAWALAVWAVPALLGACLIQRSGRRSTPAGTSTRKAGSAAGAVSPLTQGAPSFSIFPAPVSPAPVSPSEVTPLQVTPLRKQRTAWAVTAFFGLQAMLYFAITSWLAVYLVSKGLSSADAAALLAWFSLAGLPASLLAPVLAGRPAILRIMAPGLGLAVALALLGVLAAPSALQFVMVGILGVVQSAGFGLAMALVVIRSSGPQTAGKLSAMSQGLGFALASLGPLVAGLLHTWTGGWEVTFWALAAQAVVLAAAGFLAIRGPVVNVEPVSRNASPNGLFTLARGGE; this comes from the coding sequence TGCCATCACCACCATTGCCGGTGTGATGAACCAGGTCCCCGGGGCGTTTCACTTGGATCCGGCTATGCTCCCTGTTTTGGGTACGTTGCCGGTCCTGGCCTTCGGTGTTTCCGGCCCGATTGGGCCGTGGCTTGCCCGGCGGTTTGGAACGGGGCCTGCCGTGGCGCTTGCACTGTTGGTACTCGCTGCCGCGTTGATCGTCAGGGTCCTTGTACCCCCGCTCCTCCTGCCCGGCACGTTCCTTGCAGGCATGGCAATCATGACGGCCAGTGTGCTGGTTCCGCAGATCGTCAAGGCGAACCACGGCTCCGGCTGGTGGACAGGGCTGTGCACCATGGGCTTTGGGCTTGGAGCAGCGCTCGGCGCAGGTTTGGTCCAGCCCCTTGCCCAGGCTTTCGGCGGGAGCCTCGCCTGGGCGCTGGCGGTGTGGGCCGTCCCGGCACTGTTGGGAGCATGCCTCATCCAACGCTCTGGAAGACGGTCGACGCCGGCGGGCACCTCCACTCGCAAAGCGGGGTCAGCGGCAGGCGCCGTTTCGCCGCTGACGCAGGGCGCGCCGTCGTTCTCTATATTCCCGGCGCCCGTCAGCCCGGCGCCAGTCAGCCCGTCGGAAGTCACGCCGCTGCAAGTCACACCGCTGCGTAAGCAGCGCACAGCCTGGGCTGTCACGGCCTTCTTTGGACTTCAGGCCATGCTCTACTTCGCGATCACGTCATGGCTGGCGGTTTATCTCGTCTCCAAGGGGCTGTCATCGGCGGACGCTGCTGCGTTGCTGGCATGGTTCAGCCTTGCGGGGCTCCCCGCGAGCCTGCTGGCTCCTGTGCTGGCCGGTCGTCCTGCCATCCTGCGGATCATGGCACCCGGCCTGGGACTGGCCGTTGCCCTGGCACTTTTAGGAGTCCTCGCGGCGCCGTCCGCCCTGCAGTTCGTGATGGTGGGGATCCTGGGAGTCGTCCAGAGCGCCGGGTTCGGCCTGGCGATGGCTTTGGTAGTGATCCGCTCCTCAGGTCCGCAGACAGCGGGAAAGCTCTCGGCCATGAGCCAAGGGCTGGGGTTCGCCCTTGCCTCGCTCGGTCCACTCGTCGCCGGGCTGCTCCATACCTGGACCGGAGGCTGGGAAGTGACGTTCTGGGCACTCGCGGCCCAAGCGGTGGTTCTGGCCGCTGCAGGCTTCCTGGCCATACGTGGGCCCGTAGTGAATGTTGAGCCGGTAAGCCGTAATGCATCCCCCAACGGACTATTCACCCTCGCGCGCGGGGGTGAATAG
- a CDS encoding pyridoxamine 5'-phosphate oxidase family protein — protein sequence MTNSTSADNTPRTPATEVLETNECWELLRGVSVGRLAVWVDNHPDIFPVNYKVDHGTMVFRTGEGTKLHAALGDAPVAIEADGVDAQTGVAWSVVVKGQASAVKLTQDVLDTIGLLLFPWEAGQKDQFIRIVPSDVSGRRFKVTPPATWWTPLDDAPTARGE from the coding sequence ATGACCAACTCAACGTCTGCCGACAACACCCCCCGCACTCCCGCCACTGAAGTCCTGGAGACCAACGAATGCTGGGAACTCCTCCGTGGAGTTTCAGTGGGCCGGCTTGCCGTGTGGGTGGACAACCACCCGGACATCTTTCCGGTGAATTACAAAGTGGACCACGGGACCATGGTCTTCCGCACGGGGGAGGGCACCAAGCTTCATGCAGCCCTTGGTGATGCTCCTGTTGCGATCGAGGCTGACGGTGTCGATGCGCAAACCGGAGTGGCCTGGAGCGTCGTGGTCAAGGGGCAGGCTTCCGCCGTGAAGCTGACGCAGGACGTGCTGGATACCATCGGCCTGCTGCTGTTTCCGTGGGAGGCCGGGCAAAAGGACCAGTTCATACGCATTGTTCCATCGGACGTTTCCGGGCGTCGTTTCAAGGTGACGCCTCCTGCAACCTGGTGGACGCCGCTGGATGATGCGCCCACAGCCAGGGGCGAGTAG